TTTCTGCACCCCAAGGGCTGGAGCTATTTCGACACGCTGCGCGAAAAGCTGCACTGGAACGAAGGCGGGGTCTGACGCCATGGCATTGCGGCACCTTAGCCTGCGCGACTTCGTGATCGTCGAAGCGCTGGAGCTGGATCTTGAAGCAGGCTTCACCGCGTTGACCGGCGAGACCGGCGCAGGCAAATCCATCTTGATTGACGCGCTGCAGCTCGTGCTGGGCGGCCGGGGCGATGCCCTTTGGGTGCGCGAAGGCCAGGCGCGGTGCGATCTGGCTGCCGAGTTCGACACGCCCGACGCCGCCGCGCCGTGGCTGGTCGAGCAGGGTTTTGACCACGACGGCGAAGCGCTGCTGCTGCGCCGCACGATTGATGCGGCGGGCAAGAGCCGCGCGTGGATCAACGGATCGTCCGCCACCTTGGGCCAGCTGCGCGAGCTGGGCGAGTGGCTGGTGGACATCCACGGCCAGCACGCCTGGCAAAGCCTGACGCGCCCCGCCGCCGTGCGCGCCCTGCTCGACGGCTACGCCGGTGCCGACCTGCGCCCCACACAGGCCGCGTGGGATGCGTGGCAGCAGGCGCAAAGCGCGCTGGCCAAGGCGCAAGGCGACCAGGCCAACCTGTCGCGCGAGCGCGAACGCCTTCTTTGGCAGATCGGCGAGCTGGACAAGCTGGCCCCGGCCGACGACGAATGGGAAGAGCTGAACCAGCGCCACACCCGCCTGTCGAACGCGCAAACATTGATCGACGGCGCCGAGGCCGCCGCCAGCGCGCTGGAGGGCGACGACGACGGTGCAGCCCTTTCCAGCCTGACCCGCGCGCTGAACCAGTTGCAGGCGCTGCAGGCGATCGAGCCAGAGTTTCAAGCCGTGGCCGATGTGCTTGAAGCCAGCATCGCCCAGGCGCAAGACGCGGCGCACAGCCTGCACGCCTACCTGCGGCGCGCCGAGGCCGATCCGCAAAACCTGGCGGCGTTGGACGAGCGTGTCAGCCTGTGGCTCAGCCTGGCGCGGCGCTACAGTCGCCCGCCTGA
This genomic interval from Ottowia oryzae contains the following:
- the recN gene encoding DNA repair protein RecN, which translates into the protein MALRHLSLRDFVIVEALELDLEAGFTALTGETGAGKSILIDALQLVLGGRGDALWVREGQARCDLAAEFDTPDAAAPWLVEQGFDHDGEALLLRRTIDAAGKSRAWINGSSATLGQLRELGEWLVDIHGQHAWQSLTRPAAVRALLDGYAGADLRPTQAAWDAWQQAQSALAKAQGDQANLSRERERLLWQIGELDKLAPADDEWEELNQRHTRLSNAQTLIDGAEAAASALEGDDDGAALSSLTRALNQLQALQAIEPEFQAVADVLEASIAQAQDAAHSLHAYLRRAEADPQNLAALDERVSLWLSLARRYSRPPEELPALLKAWRQELAALEASGDLQQLESQVAQTRAAYEAAAQTVSRLRAKAAPRLAAAVTAAMQTLGMQGGVFAVALDRLARPAAHGLESVQFLVSAHAGSAPRAIDRVASGGELSRLALAIAVTTSELGSAGTLVFDEVDSGVGGAVATTVGRLLQRLGRDRQVLCVTHLPQVAACADHHLLVRKQSAAKGTTSHVAPIAGQARTAEVARMLGGERLSETSLAHAQEMLDAPADAAPAAASPSSSSSSPAAPRGRKSRA